One window of the Peptacetobacter hiranonis genome contains the following:
- the tenpIN gene encoding type III toxin-antitoxin system TenpIN family toxin: MARNKIDFDYQIMLLSDKFFNDYPKDKYPEIILKGKRAFSFFIIETKYDYYIAVPFRSQISHKNAYLFKESRRSKSNKSGIDYSKMIIIRNTEYIDKEAHVDKDEFKEFLDNIDEIVDKSLQYLNGYIKYLSLSDSDKDKRKFERNYRYTSLKYFHKELGLE, encoded by the coding sequence ATGGCAAGAAATAAAATTGATTTTGACTACCAAATTATGCTACTTTCAGACAAATTTTTTAATGATTATCCAAAAGATAAGTATCCAGAAATTATTTTAAAAGGAAAAAGAGCGTTTAGCTTTTTTATAATAGAAACAAAATATGATTATTATATAGCAGTTCCTTTTAGAAGTCAGATTTCTCATAAAAATGCATACTTATTTAAAGAGTCGAGAAGATCTAAATCTAATAAATCTGGAATTGATTATTCAAAAATGATAATAATAAGAAATACAGAATATATAGATAAAGAAGCACATGTAGATAAGGATGAGTTCAAGGAATTTCTAGATAATATAGATGAAATAGTTGATAAATCTTTACAATATTTAAATGGATATATAAAATATTTATCTTTATCAGATTCTGATAAAGATAAAAGAAAATTTGAAAGAAATTATAGGTATACATCTTTAAAATATTTTCATAAAGAATTAGGATTAGAATAG